One segment of Anser cygnoides isolate HZ-2024a breed goose chromosome 5, Taihu_goose_T2T_genome, whole genome shotgun sequence DNA contains the following:
- the UBE2L6 gene encoding ubiquitin/ISG15-conjugating enzyme E2 L6 isoform X1 → MAMSRRLAVVGGGTGGGLELEEARQWNGVCDLQLLGGDVLRWRGLLLPNNPPYNMGAFRFELAFSPYHPLAPPRARLLTSIYHPGVDEDGHVCQPLTSPDHWQATTHAVHVLQDLLLLLDGPDTERVMRLGLARELSEQPEIFWRRAEEHTRGHAEPRPEPPGS, encoded by the exons ATGGCCATGAGCAGGAGACTCGCGGTGGTGGgtgggggcacagggggtgGTCTG gagctggaggaggcgCGGCAGTGGAATGGGGTCTGCgatctgcagctgctggggggcgACGTGCTGCGCtggagggggctgctgctgccc AACAACCCCCCCTACAACATGGGCGCCTTCCGCTTCGAGCTGGCCTTCTCCCCATACCACCCGCTGGCCCCCCCCCGCGCCAGGCTCCTGACCAGCATCTACCACCCCGGTGTGGACGAGGACGGCCACGTCTGCCAGCCCCTCACCTCCCCTGACCACTGGCAGGCCACCACCCACGCCGTCCACG tgctgcaggacctgctgctgctgctggacggCCCTGACACGGAGCGGGTGATGCGCCTGGGGCTGGCCCGTGAGCTGAGCGAGCAGCCTGAAATCTTCTGGCGACGTGCAGAGGAACACACCCGTGGCCACGCGGAGCCGCGGCCTGAGCCTCCCGGGTCCTGA
- the UBE2L6 gene encoding ubiquitin/ISG15-conjugating enzyme E2 L6 isoform X2 — protein sequence MAMSRRLAVELEEARQWNGVCDLQLLGGDVLRWRGLLLPNNPPYNMGAFRFELAFSPYHPLAPPRARLLTSIYHPGVDEDGHVCQPLTSPDHWQATTHAVHVLQDLLLLLDGPDTERVMRLGLARELSEQPEIFWRRAEEHTRGHAEPRPEPPGS from the exons ATGGCCATGAGCAGGAGACTCGCGGTG gagctggaggaggcgCGGCAGTGGAATGGGGTCTGCgatctgcagctgctggggggcgACGTGCTGCGCtggagggggctgctgctgccc AACAACCCCCCCTACAACATGGGCGCCTTCCGCTTCGAGCTGGCCTTCTCCCCATACCACCCGCTGGCCCCCCCCCGCGCCAGGCTCCTGACCAGCATCTACCACCCCGGTGTGGACGAGGACGGCCACGTCTGCCAGCCCCTCACCTCCCCTGACCACTGGCAGGCCACCACCCACGCCGTCCACG tgctgcaggacctgctgctgctgctggacggCCCTGACACGGAGCGGGTGATGCGCCTGGGGCTGGCCCGTGAGCTGAGCGAGCAGCCTGAAATCTTCTGGCGACGTGCAGAGGAACACACCCGTGGCCACGCGGAGCCGCGGCCTGAGCCTCCCGGGTCCTGA